From a single Herbiconiux sp. SALV-R1 genomic region:
- a CDS encoding AMP-binding protein, which translates to MNPTESFRVARDTLIRHRDDVAAAAQEFDWPDVGTSFNWAIDWFDAVAVGNENLALWIVEEDGSETKVSYDRLRWRSDEVAAWLSSVGVEQGDHVMLMLGNRVELWESMLAVMKLGAVILPTTTLLSPADLADRLERGEVAHVIADVSEVGKFEGLPGAGGSGHAGAADGALDFGRIVVGGSADGWLDYDDSLEGLGIAPTVAVSSTDPCLIYFTSGTTSKPKMVVHTHTSYPVGHLATLFWIGVRPGDVHLAISSPGWAKHAWSCFFAPFNAEATVFVYNYARFDPAALRAKLDEAGVSTFCAPPTVWRMLIQADLGAKPRGLREVLSAGEPLNPGVISAVEEAWGLTIRDGYGQTETTALIANPPGASVVPGAMGRPLPGVAIAIVDPVSGERASTGEICLDLGADPVNLMAGYHNDPERTASARADGYFHTGDVAELADDGTITFIGRTDDIFKSSDYKISPFEVESVLLRHPAVAESAVVPAPDATRHSIVKAYVALASGWEPSAETARAIFAHARAELSAYERVRRLEFFELPKTISGKIRRVELREREEAAFARGEELATEWRADRL; encoded by the coding sequence ATGAATCCGACCGAGAGCTTCCGGGTCGCCCGCGACACCCTCATCCGTCACCGCGACGATGTCGCCGCCGCCGCGCAGGAGTTCGACTGGCCCGACGTGGGGACGAGCTTCAACTGGGCGATCGACTGGTTCGACGCCGTGGCCGTGGGGAACGAGAACCTCGCGCTGTGGATCGTCGAGGAGGACGGCTCGGAGACGAAGGTGAGCTACGACCGCCTGCGCTGGCGCTCCGACGAGGTCGCCGCGTGGCTGTCGAGCGTCGGGGTGGAGCAGGGCGACCACGTCATGCTCATGCTCGGCAACCGCGTGGAGCTGTGGGAGTCGATGCTGGCGGTGATGAAGCTGGGCGCGGTCATCCTGCCGACGACGACGCTGCTCTCGCCCGCCGATCTTGCCGACCGGCTGGAGCGCGGAGAGGTCGCGCACGTGATCGCCGACGTGAGCGAGGTGGGGAAGTTCGAGGGGCTGCCGGGCGCGGGCGGCTCGGGTCATGCGGGCGCCGCGGACGGCGCTCTCGACTTCGGGCGCATCGTGGTGGGCGGCAGTGCCGACGGCTGGCTCGACTACGACGACTCGCTCGAAGGTCTCGGCATCGCCCCCACGGTCGCCGTCTCGTCGACCGACCCGTGCCTCATCTACTTCACCTCGGGCACCACCTCGAAGCCGAAGATGGTCGTGCACACGCACACCTCTTACCCGGTCGGGCACCTGGCGACCCTGTTCTGGATCGGCGTGCGCCCCGGCGACGTCCACCTCGCCATCAGCTCCCCGGGCTGGGCGAAGCATGCCTGGAGCTGCTTCTTCGCCCCCTTCAACGCCGAGGCGACGGTGTTCGTCTACAACTACGCGCGCTTCGACCCCGCCGCGCTGCGCGCGAAGCTCGACGAGGCAGGCGTCAGCACGTTCTGCGCGCCGCCGACCGTGTGGCGCATGCTCATCCAAGCCGATCTGGGGGCGAAGCCGCGCGGCCTCCGCGAGGTGCTCTCGGCCGGCGAGCCGCTCAATCCGGGGGTGATCTCCGCGGTCGAGGAGGCCTGGGGGCTCACCATCCGCGACGGCTACGGCCAGACCGAGACGACGGCGCTCATCGCGAACCCGCCCGGCGCATCCGTCGTTCCCGGCGCGATGGGGCGGCCGCTGCCGGGGGTCGCTATCGCGATCGTCGACCCCGTGTCGGGCGAACGCGCCTCGACGGGCGAAATCTGCCTCGACCTCGGCGCCGACCCGGTGAACCTCATGGCGGGGTACCACAACGACCCCGAGCGCACGGCCTCCGCTCGCGCCGACGGCTACTTCCACACCGGAGACGTCGCCGAGCTCGCCGACGACGGCACCATCACCTTCATCGGACGCACTGACGACATCTTCAAGTCGTCCGACTACAAGATCTCCCCGTTCGAGGTCGAGAGCGTGCTGCTGCGGCACCCCGCGGTGGCCGAGTCTGCGGTGGTTCCGGCTCCGGATGCGACCCGCCACAGCATCGTGAAGGCCTACGTCGCCCTCGCCTCAGGCTGGGAACCCTCGGCCGAGACGGCCCGGGCGATCTTCGCGCACGCCCGTGCCGAGCTCTCCGCCTACGAGCGGGTGCGCCGCCTGGAGTTCTTCGAGCTGCCGAAGACCATC
- a CDS encoding TetR/AcrR family transcriptional regulator — MPTTLPKSTRAPRRDAAENREAIVAAAATVFRHDPESSLDAVAAEAGLSRRALYGHFASRDQLLAELLTRGAARISGALAGVHDDDPRIHLALIGAALWQEVQQMRVLAQLAVHGPLERTVAEALLPVRTSVRDAVRRGVDDGCFRPDIPVESIARLVEEAAIAVLDEAVRTDLDEESGRRLVMSVGLSVAGLSWRETDALLDSLQLPTTARPTTPGRKTPGPTTPEAHTA, encoded by the coding sequence GTGCCCACCACCCTGCCCAAGTCCACGCGCGCCCCGCGCCGCGACGCCGCCGAGAACCGCGAGGCGATCGTGGCGGCGGCCGCCACCGTCTTCCGCCACGACCCCGAGTCGTCGCTCGACGCGGTCGCCGCCGAGGCCGGACTCAGCCGCCGCGCCCTCTACGGCCACTTCGCCTCCCGCGACCAGCTGCTCGCCGAACTCCTCACGCGCGGCGCCGCCCGCATCTCGGGAGCGCTGGCCGGCGTGCACGACGACGACCCGCGCATCCATCTCGCCCTCATCGGCGCGGCCCTCTGGCAGGAGGTGCAGCAGATGCGCGTGCTCGCCCAGCTCGCGGTGCACGGCCCGCTCGAGCGCACCGTCGCCGAGGCCCTGCTACCCGTGCGCACTTCGGTGCGCGACGCCGTGCGGCGGGGTGTCGACGACGGATGCTTCCGCCCCGACATCCCCGTCGAGAGCATCGCGCGTCTGGTGGAGGAAGCCGCGATCGCGGTGCTCGACGAGGCGGTGCGCACCGACCTCGACGAGGAGTCGGGACGACGACTCGTGATGTCGGTGGGGCTGTCGGTGGCCGGGCTGTCCTGGCGCGAGACGGATGCGCTGCTCGACTCGCTGCAGCTCCCCACCACCGCACGACCCACGACCCCCGGCCGGAAGACCCCCGGCCCCACGACCCCCGAGGCGCACACCGCATGA
- a CDS encoding molybdopterin-dependent oxidoreductase: MSSKLWAAVAGVVSAAVVLATAEVVAVFVGAESSPLFAVGSLAIDLAPPGVKDVMIGLFGTGDKAALLVILGIVVLALAAAAGLLEQRRPPLGIIVLVVVSGVAVLAVTTRAGATPFSAIPTVFGMIVGAVVLRLLISRLRTWELDATPASPSTSPSRAPAPGRAAGEGDEGSGVAGVYGQSPHPLHPQRPRTTPAPQTTPTTRVDRRRFLTATGIAAVAAVFAGVIARSMNATATAVSAVRDSIALPAAATKAEPVPAGAALDVDGITPYVTGNDSFYRIDTALQVPQVNADTWSLKITGMVEQEVAISFSELLALPLEEHLVTLACVSNEVGGDLIGNALWLGYPIRELLARAKPLEGADMVLSTSVDGFTAGSPLEALTDPDRVAMLAVGMNGEPLPVEHGFPVRMVVAGLYGYVSATKWVIQLEVTRFADAQGYWTPRGWSALGPIKTESRIDVPSAGASVSAGTVPVAGVAWAQHTGIAKVEVRIDDGDWQEARLAETSGPDTWVQWLYPWEATSGSHTLSVRATDASGYTQTSDQAPPAPDGATGWDAHSVTVN, translated from the coding sequence CTGGCAACAGCCGAAGTGGTCGCCGTCTTCGTCGGCGCGGAGTCGAGTCCGCTGTTCGCTGTGGGATCGCTGGCGATCGACCTCGCGCCGCCAGGGGTCAAAGACGTCATGATCGGGCTGTTCGGCACGGGCGACAAGGCCGCGCTGCTCGTCATCCTCGGCATCGTCGTGCTCGCGCTCGCCGCAGCGGCCGGCCTCCTCGAGCAACGCCGCCCGCCGCTCGGCATCATCGTTCTCGTCGTCGTCTCGGGCGTCGCCGTCCTCGCCGTCACGACACGCGCCGGCGCGACCCCGTTCTCCGCCATCCCGACCGTCTTCGGCATGATCGTCGGCGCCGTCGTGCTGCGTCTCCTCATCTCCCGCCTCCGCACCTGGGAACTCGACGCAACCCCCGCATCCCCCTCCACCTCCCCCTCCCGCGCGCCGGCCCCCGGCCGCGCTGCGGGTGAAGGGGATGAGGGCTCCGGTGTGGCGGGCGTCTACGGGCAGAGCCCTCATCCCCTTCACCCGCAGCGCCCCCGAACAACCCCCGCACCACAGACAACCCCCACGACCCGCGTTGACCGCCGCCGCTTCCTCACCGCCACCGGCATCGCCGCAGTGGCAGCCGTGTTCGCCGGCGTGATCGCCCGCTCGATGAACGCCACAGCCACCGCCGTCAGCGCCGTCCGCGACTCCATCGCCCTCCCCGCCGCGGCCACGAAGGCGGAGCCGGTGCCGGCAGGCGCCGCGCTCGACGTCGACGGCATCACCCCCTACGTCACCGGCAACGACTCCTTCTACCGCATCGACACCGCCCTCCAGGTGCCCCAGGTGAACGCCGACACCTGGTCGCTCAAGATCACCGGCATGGTCGAGCAGGAGGTCGCGATCAGCTTCTCCGAACTGCTCGCCCTCCCGCTCGAGGAGCACCTCGTCACCCTCGCCTGCGTCTCGAACGAGGTGGGCGGCGACCTCATCGGAAATGCGCTGTGGCTCGGCTACCCGATTCGCGAGCTGCTCGCCCGCGCGAAGCCGCTCGAGGGTGCCGACATGGTGCTCTCCACCAGTGTCGACGGCTTCACCGCGGGGTCGCCCCTCGAGGCGCTCACCGATCCCGACCGGGTGGCGATGCTCGCCGTCGGCATGAACGGCGAGCCGCTCCCGGTCGAGCACGGATTCCCGGTGCGCATGGTCGTCGCCGGCCTCTACGGCTACGTGTCGGCGACGAAGTGGGTCATCCAGCTCGAGGTCACCCGCTTCGCCGACGCCCAGGGCTACTGGACCCCGCGCGGCTGGTCGGCCCTCGGCCCGATCAAGACCGAGTCGCGCATCGACGTGCCCTCGGCGGGCGCGAGCGTCTCCGCCGGAACCGTGCCCGTCGCCGGAGTGGCCTGGGCCCAGCACACGGGCATCGCGAAGGTCGAGGTGCGCATCGACGACGGCGACTGGCAGGAGGCGCGCCTCGCCGAGACCTCCGGCCCCGACACCTGGGTGCAGTGGCTCTACCCGTGGGAGGCCACCTCCGGCAGCCACACCTTGTCGGTGCGCGCCACCGACGCCTCGGGCTACACGCAGACCTCCGACCAGGCGCCCCCGGCGCCCGACGGCGCCACCGGGTGGGATGCGCACAGCGTGACCGTGAACTGA
- a CDS encoding YhgE/Pip domain-containing protein translates to MKLLHLVATELRRLTATGMARLALVALMLVPVLYAGLYLWANNDPYGNLKDVPVALVVEDTGSTLDGKAVNYGDDVKEQLLDDASVGWKVTTAAEAAEGVRDGEFDFILTLGPDFSKALTSAAGDTPEQAVVELTTNDTNSFLATTIAGQVAEKVRASITERVGKEAALSLLNGFATVRSNLIEAVDGATKLADGTTSAADGAKTLADGTATASAGALSLAQGAGSANVGAQQLDSGLQQLRAGSADLPAQANQLNDGAQQIAAGNAQLSATANEVASTVQDAVNQVPAARADIVAILDASSLTPEQKAAVLARLDQVGTAIDDGNTKVQQANAQIGALAAGSAQLAAGTQQLADNAPTLTNGIAQAADGSSQLSGGLQQLAQGSLDLSNGMQQLVDGSSALSTGLNTVNDGAGTLRDGLASGLDDVPNQTADQREASAQTISDPVALDTSAVTKASNYGAGMAPFFISLAAWIGIYALFLIVKPLSRRAVTAMKRPFLVATAGWATPAVLGAIQMAAVFGIITVALGYQVEHPWGMFGFMALTSATFATIILALNILLGSVGQFLGLVLMVLQLVTAGGTFPWQTLPGPLQVLHQILPMSHAVDGIRQLMYGGNLSLAGADAGALFFWLVGALLVSYLGTRRLTRHRTLRDLRPSLIG, encoded by the coding sequence ATGAAACTCCTCCACCTCGTCGCCACCGAACTCCGCCGCCTCACCGCCACGGGCATGGCCCGCCTCGCCCTGGTCGCCCTCATGCTCGTGCCGGTGCTCTACGCCGGCCTCTACCTCTGGGCCAACAACGACCCCTACGGCAACCTCAAAGACGTCCCGGTCGCCCTGGTGGTCGAAGACACCGGATCGACCCTCGACGGCAAGGCCGTGAACTACGGCGACGACGTGAAGGAGCAGCTGCTCGACGACGCCTCCGTGGGCTGGAAGGTCACGACCGCAGCCGAGGCAGCAGAGGGTGTGCGCGACGGCGAGTTCGACTTCATCCTGACCCTCGGCCCCGACTTCTCGAAGGCGCTCACCTCGGCCGCCGGAGACACCCCCGAGCAGGCCGTGGTGGAGCTCACGACGAACGACACGAACAGCTTCCTCGCCACGACCATCGCTGGCCAGGTCGCCGAGAAGGTGCGGGCGAGCATCACCGAGCGCGTCGGCAAGGAGGCGGCCCTGTCGCTGCTGAACGGCTTCGCCACGGTGCGCAGCAACCTCATCGAAGCCGTCGACGGAGCCACGAAGCTCGCCGACGGCACGACGAGCGCGGCCGATGGCGCGAAGACCCTCGCCGACGGCACCGCCACCGCGTCGGCGGGCGCACTCTCACTCGCACAGGGCGCGGGCTCCGCGAACGTCGGCGCCCAGCAGCTCGACTCGGGCCTTCAGCAGCTGCGCGCCGGATCGGCCGACCTCCCTGCCCAGGCGAATCAGCTCAACGACGGTGCCCAGCAGATCGCCGCGGGCAACGCGCAGCTCTCGGCGACGGCGAACGAGGTGGCGAGCACGGTTCAGGATGCGGTGAACCAGGTTCCCGCCGCCCGCGCCGACATCGTGGCCATCCTCGACGCCTCGAGCCTCACGCCCGAGCAGAAGGCCGCCGTGCTGGCGCGCCTCGACCAGGTCGGCACCGCGATCGACGACGGCAACACGAAGGTGCAGCAGGCGAACGCGCAGATCGGCGCGCTCGCCGCCGGCAGCGCGCAGCTCGCCGCGGGCACGCAGCAGCTCGCCGACAACGCCCCCACCCTCACGAACGGCATCGCCCAGGCGGCCGACGGCTCCTCGCAACTGAGCGGCGGGCTGCAGCAGCTCGCCCAGGGCTCCCTCGACCTGAGCAACGGCATGCAGCAGCTCGTCGACGGCAGCAGCGCGCTCAGCACGGGGCTGAACACCGTGAACGACGGCGCCGGCACCCTCCGCGACGGACTCGCCAGCGGCCTCGACGACGTGCCGAACCAGACCGCCGACCAGCGCGAGGCCTCGGCCCAGACCATCTCCGACCCGGTCGCCCTCGACACCAGCGCGGTCACCAAGGCGAGCAACTACGGCGCCGGCATGGCCCCGTTCTTCATCAGCCTCGCGGCCTGGATCGGCATCTACGCCCTGTTCCTCATCGTCAAGCCGCTCTCCCGGCGCGCGGTCACCGCGATGAAGAGGCCGTTCCTCGTCGCCACCGCGGGGTGGGCGACGCCGGCCGTACTCGGGGCGATCCAGATGGCTGCCGTGTTCGGCATCATCACCGTCGCCCTCGGGTACCAGGTCGAGCATCCGTGGGGCATGTTCGGCTTCATGGCGCTCACCTCGGCGACGTTCGCGACGATCATCCTGGCGCTCAACATCCTGCTCGGCAGTGTGGGGCAGTTCCTCGGGCTCGTGCTCATGGTGCTGCAGCTCGTGACCGCCGGAGGCACCTTCCCCTGGCAGACCCTGCCCGGCCCGCTACAGGTGCTGCATCAGATCCTGCCGATGAGTCACGCGGTCGACGGCATCCGTCAGCTCATGTACGGCGGCAACCTGTCGCTGGCGGGGGCGGATGCGGGGGCCCTGTTCTTCTGGCTGGTCGGCGCCCTGCTGGTGTCGTACCTCGGAACGCGTCGGCTCACGCGGCACCGCACCCTGCGCGACCTGCGGCCGTCGCTGATCGGCTGA